One Natrinema longum genomic window, CCGCGACGTCGTCGCGGGCCTCGAAGCCGTCCAGCCCCTCGATCAGCGCGACGGCGCTGTCGCGATCGGCGAACTCGCCGTAGGCCTCGTCGACGGCGATCAGCGTCTCGTCGTCGGTTGCGTCGGCGAGGCGCTCGATCTCCTCGAGGGGCATCGTCGAGCCGGTCGGGTTGTGCGGGCTCGTGACGAAGACCAGCCGGTCGCCCTCGTAACGCTCGAGGACCGCGTCGGCGTCCTGTTCGAAATCGTCCTCGCGCTCGAGGTCGTACTCCCGGACGTCGCCGTGGTGGAACCGGGAACTCATCCCGTAGTAGGCGAAGCCGGGCGAGGGAACGAGCACGTCGTCCCCCGGCTCGAGGGTCGCCCGGTGGAGGTAATCGATCGCGCCGTCGCCGCCGTTTGCCAGCCAGACTTGCTCGTCGGTCACGCCCCAGCGGGCGGCGACGGCGGTCGTCAGGTCGGCGTGGGCGGCTTTCGGGTACGAACTCACGCTCGAGGCGGTCTCGCGGATCGCCACGGCGGCGGCCGGCGACGGGCCGTGGGGGTTCTCGTTCGAGGCGAGTTTGATGAACTCCGAGGGGTCGCGCCCGAGTTCGCGGGCGACCTCCTCGATGCCTCGACCCGCCTCGTATGCGACGTGATCGGACAGGTCGCGCGGTTGCATACGCGAATCCTGTCTCCCGTGGCTCTTAAGGGTGCTTACATATGGTCAGTCGTTCCGCCCTGACCCGCCGATCCGCCGTGACACGGCTCGGGCCGCGGTGAGGGGTGACGAGGGGTGAGCGACGGCCTCGGAGTGGGCAGTGACCGGCGGGAACCGCGAGTCGCTGCCGAATCGCGGCCGAACGCGTCCGAGCGAATCGGCTATCGTCGGCACCGAAACGAGTGACACACTGATCGAACCGCCGTCGTACGAGCAGGTGTGTAATAACGTTCAGTTGTCACTATCAGTCGTTGGTAATACGGTTTCTTTATTCAGAGTTAGGCGTGAAATCCACGTTCAGTATAGATCGAGACGTTACCGGAACGGGCGTTCACCTCTCCGATCACTGCCAGAAACGACGTACTGAATACAGAGAATAAGTTCAGCACGACGGCTCCGTTTGTTTCGCGTCGAAACCGGTGAACCATCTGCTCGCTTCGTGTGCGAACTGAACAGTAGAGTGTCTATCAGGTATGCTTAGAGGTAGGCCGGCGCATCATTGAACAC contains:
- the hisC gene encoding histidinol-phosphate transaminase, with the protein product MQPRDLSDHVAYEAGRGIEEVARELGRDPSEFIKLASNENPHGPSPAAAVAIRETASSVSSYPKAAHADLTTAVAARWGVTDEQVWLANGGDGAIDYLHRATLEPGDDVLVPSPGFAYYGMSSRFHHGDVREYDLEREDDFEQDADAVLERYEGDRLVFVTSPHNPTGSTMPLEEIERLADATDDETLIAVDEAYGEFADRDSAVALIEGLDGFEARDDVAVLRTFSKVYGLAGVRLGYAVVPEEWADAYARVNTPFAASELACRAGLAAIDDEEHVVRTVETTREARAYMREHVDAHVWESEGNFVLVDVGDASAVANEMQDRGVIVRDCSSFGLPGCIRITCGTEAETERAVETLNAVLKDLDLETQPPGDSTAEVADS